Sequence from the Rutidosis leptorrhynchoides isolate AG116_Rl617_1_P2 chromosome 3, CSIRO_AGI_Rlap_v1, whole genome shotgun sequence genome:
CCGTCTCCATCTTTATATGATTAATACAGTAGTATTCTGTATTTATCTTCCTTGTAATCTGTTTGACCAATATGTATATACTCAGTTTTCGTACATAGTTTCTTTTTAGGTACTAAGATCTGTTATTGTCGTCATCTTTTAAACTACACTTTATATCATAAGTAACAAATTTCTGGTTTGACTTTTGAATTTCGATACAGTGCAACAATTTTAGATGACAAACTAAAAAAAAGCCACTGTTTctatacttatgtattaggtaacACAATATTTTGTGTCATCTTACTATGATCATTGCATACCATCTTTGATTTTTGAAAGTACCGTGTTTGACCACGTAAGTCAACATTCTCTAATAACATAATGTTGCTCTATGCGGTGTGTGGAATGTGTACTCTAATGAATATCTAACACCTGTTATCTACAACGATTGTCCATATTTGGATTTCATCATGAATGCACTTTATCAATGAACATGGTACTGACACTTTCGATAGCGATTGTAATAAACAACATTGTACCAGGTAGTCAACAGGAACATGCGTCTAACTCCCAATGAAGCACAcccccgggttcaattcctggttatgccaaattgttcaaaaaaggagtgtgactagagggtgcgcataatgcgcaattcacccggtaccaggtctcgtgctcgggggcttgattacccgaggttttaccttctaggaggagccaatgtgctcgtttataAAAGAGTTTTCTCGCTTacccaaaaataaaaaaaaaacatgcgTCTAACTTTGGTCAACTTCCGAAGACTTCTCCACATATCCATTTTCTCTTGACAATTACTCGTTACCAAAGAAAGTTTCCCGAGTTTTCAGATGGGCAAAATTTGAATGCGTGACGGTACAAAATAGTCAACAGTCAACATTAACCTTAGGCACCACCTTGACATCTGAAATAGGTGACACATGCATACATTCTTATAGTTTTATACACCTTTTTCAATAACATAAAGATGCACCCTTGAATATATGATCCAAATATTGAATAAATTACATATGGTTTATTTTAAAGGAATAGATCTTTTGTTGTGCCAATCTTGAATCAAGGAACGGAGCGCGTAGTTGGGAGTAAGGTGTTTGTGTTGCAGAACCAAGTTTGTCATTGGTGATGTATTGTGCCCCATGTCTAACCACTTTTTTATGGAACCGAGCTCATATGAGAATCCATCGGAAGCAAGGTACGGGTCCTTCATTATATCCTGCAACCAACCAAAAGTTCAGTCAGACATACACTTCTGTATATTGTGACTAAAAGATGTTATACTTATGGtgcgtttgataaaaaaaaaaaaatgatctgAATGGTTCAAAATTTTGAATGATCCAAAGGTTGAACTTGATTATTAACGACAATAATATGTTTGATAATCATTCGGAATTAACTATAAATGATGTAAAATCAATGTATAAACCCTATAatgaataaaaaatatatataattgttcgtaagtgttaaaatttttataaatttaagaaGGGTTTTGAAAAAATGGATGTATTGAATGGTTAAGAGAGGATTTCAACATTCATTCAGATGTCACAGACAAACGCACTGAATGTTGTATGGTTTAGCATTCAATGTTGAACCATTCAATAAAAAGGCAGTCAAACACACCCTTAGATGATCATTTTTAGAATGCAAACCTAACCCTTGTGATCCATATGCAAGCGTGATTTCATCGTGTAAAGAAATGCTTACCTGTAATATTGGACAGTAGAAGAAGGATGGTATGATAGTTTCATCATCCGATTCCAGTTTAAGCATGTTTGTCGAACATCCAACATCTGCCTTTGTCGAACATACTTCATCTGCCTGTTTCCTTACATCTTCCATATCTTTCATGACCAAATTCATCCCCGTATAAGCACCTTCGTCGCTATGTATTGATACACACCTTATAGCGATTCTAGCAAACTCCGTAGCCACTTGTACAGGCCATTCACCAACTAGATGAGCTAATACATCGACAAGTGTGACATCAGATTCAGACCATGTTCTTTCAGACAGAAGCTGTAACACCAAATTCCCGAAACCCTGAATATCTGACCTGATGTCAGACTCATTGTACAAATAATCTAGCCTGAACCCGTGTAATTTTGCGACATTATTACTGTCTAAAAGGATGTTGGCTAGATTCAGGTTTCCATGAACCATGGGCCTGGGCTTGGTTAAATGGAGGAAGGTTAGGCCCGAACAAACTTCAGCTGCAATACAGATCTTAGCATGCCAGTTTAGATCTTGTTCTTTTGTGCTATTAGAAAACATCGCGTTTCTTAGGCAGTTTTGATCCATGTACTCGAAAACAATGCACTTTAGCTCCTTGCAGAACCCGAGCATGGCCACCAAATGCGGATGATGTACACGGCTTAAAATCGTCACCTACAAATAGTAACATACAATTAGAGGTGGCAAAACGGGCGGGTCGGAATAGGGTCATTTTTACCTTGCTATCAAAATCTTCTGAAACCAAGACATACAACTTGACAGCAACTGTCGTATGGTTGATTCGTGCTTTGTACACATTTGTGAAATCGCCCGAACATTTTATCCTAAACTTCTCTGAGAAGTTTTCGGTGCCTGATCTAATCTCTGCAACACTAAACTCTTTATACGAAAAGCTTAAAACATTCAATCTTGTCACCATTTCGATAGCATCTTTATCTCTGCAAAACTCTATTCGTCGCTTCATCACATCTTTCTGTTTTCTCAATGTTTCAATCTCTTGAATCATACCACCCCTTTTTCGGATCATCTTGCTTAGTTTTTCTTCATATTGTGATTTCGTTTGTGTCAACGATTTAAGCTTGTTCGATAACTCCCTCTGTATTTCAAGTGTCGAATCAAGCCTACTTTTGTTCTGAtcatatatacttttattttcatTAAGCTCTTTTGTTATAATGTTTAAATCTTTCTCAAACTCTCCTCGTTTCGTCGTTTCTTCATTCAATCGAGCTTCGAAATCCGCAGCCTGTGTAACAAAAAATCaattaaaaaaagaaagaaaaaaaacaatACAGAATCAAAGAGATTAATTGATGAATTACCCTTGAATTACACAGGTTAATCACCCATTCTGCTTTTGAATATCTTATCGCACTTTCTTTGGCTTCTCTTCTCTTCAAAAGAATAGTTTCTCGTGCCTCGCCTATTTTGATTCTCAAGAATTCAATTTTCTGAATTGGAGTCTGTTACATTAACAAAAAGATTGCTAATAATCTCATGTTTTTAAGAAATGTAGTTATGGCTTTAAAACAAGGATTTTGCTAAGGGCTATCGTTAACACATAACGTTTTAAACAGTTGTACATTCATATAACAATCACCACTAAGTTAATAGGTAACCGCTATGTACAACTATTTAAAGCGCGTTAACGACAGCCATAGGTTTGTTGTTAGCAAAATCCAAAAAAAACAGTTAGAAAATATATTACCAAATCTTGAGGTATAACTGGTTCTGTTGAGGACTGcacaggttctatttcttcatctacaTCTGAATTTAACAACTGATTGAAATATTGTTTAATCTCTTCTACACTATTCTCCCAAATCCGAGGTGAATCTGCGCTATTTGACGAAGTCCGGGGAGTTTTTGATTGGTCGGGGAACATTTTGTCGAACCAACCTTTAACACTACCCCTTTTCTTCATTTTAACTATCATATCTCCTTGATCATCTTCTATGAATCCTTCATTGTTTTCCTCTTTCAAAAATATCAATCTCCCTCCACTTGTTAAAT
This genomic interval carries:
- the LOC139896635 gene encoding putative U-box domain-containing protein 50 isoform X2 is translated as MDEKVYVAIGNDVQEGLATLEWTLRKWSSTQISIVILHAYINTNYVYTYYGRLPASYVNDESVDFLKKYEQEKVNKILNQYTAFCGKVKTETLSIEKFDEATHKRVLHLITDLRINKLVMGVASLKTSKFGGRLIFLKEENNEGFIEDDQGDMIVKMKKRGSVKGWFDKMFPDQSKTPRTSSNSADSPRIWENSVEEIKQYFNQLLNSDVDEEIEPVQSSTEPVIPQDLTPIQKIEFLRIKIGEARETILLKRREAKESAIRYSKAEWVINLCNSRAADFEARLNEETTKRGEFEKDLNIITKELNENKSIYDQNKSRLDSTLEIQRELSNKLKSLTQTKSQYEEKLSKMIRKRGGMIQEIETLRKQKDVMKRRIEFCRDKDAIEMVTRLNVLSFSYKEFSVAEIRSGTENFSEKFRIKCSGDFTNVYKARINHTTVAVKLYVLVSEDFDSKVTILSRVHHPHLVAMLGFCKELKCIVFEYMDQNCLRNAMFSNSTKEQDLNWHAKICIAAEVCSGLTFLHLTKPRPMVHGNLNLANILLDSNNVAKLHGFRLDYLYNESDIRSDIQGFGNLVLQLLSERTWSESDVTLVDVLAHLVGEWPVQVATEFARIAIRCVSIHSDEGAYTGMNLVMKDMEDVRKQADEVCSTKADVGCSTNMLKLESDDETIIPSFFYCPILQDIMKDPYLASDGFSYELGSIKKWLDMGHNTSPMTNLVLQHKHLTPNYALRSLIQDWHNKRSIPLK
- the LOC139896635 gene encoding putative U-box domain-containing protein 50 isoform X1; this encodes MDEKVYVAIGNDVQEGLATLEWTLRKWSSTQISIVILHAYINTNYVYTYYGRLPASYVNDESVDFLKKYEQEKVNKILNQYTAFCGKVKTETLSIEKFDEATHKRVLHLITDLRINKLVMGVASLKTSKLKYNTLLNTLKHIQQKKPDFCELYLTSGGRLIFLKEENNEGFIEDDQGDMIVKMKKRGSVKGWFDKMFPDQSKTPRTSSNSADSPRIWENSVEEIKQYFNQLLNSDVDEEIEPVQSSTEPVIPQDLTPIQKIEFLRIKIGEARETILLKRREAKESAIRYSKAEWVINLCNSRAADFEARLNEETTKRGEFEKDLNIITKELNENKSIYDQNKSRLDSTLEIQRELSNKLKSLTQTKSQYEEKLSKMIRKRGGMIQEIETLRKQKDVMKRRIEFCRDKDAIEMVTRLNVLSFSYKEFSVAEIRSGTENFSEKFRIKCSGDFTNVYKARINHTTVAVKLYVLVSEDFDSKVTILSRVHHPHLVAMLGFCKELKCIVFEYMDQNCLRNAMFSNSTKEQDLNWHAKICIAAEVCSGLTFLHLTKPRPMVHGNLNLANILLDSNNVAKLHGFRLDYLYNESDIRSDIQGFGNLVLQLLSERTWSESDVTLVDVLAHLVGEWPVQVATEFARIAIRCVSIHSDEGAYTGMNLVMKDMEDVRKQADEVCSTKADVGCSTNMLKLESDDETIIPSFFYCPILQDIMKDPYLASDGFSYELGSIKKWLDMGHNTSPMTNLVLQHKHLTPNYALRSLIQDWHNKRSIPLK